Part of the Candidatus Neomarinimicrobiota bacterium genome is shown below.
TCAAGTTGAGATGGGGAATATCGGTTATGATTGTTCAAGAAAACACGGAGGTGAGGAATGAATATCTACGTAGCCAACTTTTCTTATGGTGTTACCGAAGACGATTTGCGAGAGGCTTTTGAAACCTACGGTCGCGTCGAATCCGTCAATATCATTAAGGACAAGTTCAGTGGCGAATCAAGAGGATTCGGATTTGTGGAGATGCCCACAAAAGCTGAAGCGGAGTCTGCAATCACCGGCTTGAACGGGCAGGATTTGAAGGGTCGAACGCTTAATGTTAACGAGGCCCGTCCCCGCACTGAGCACCGTCGGGGTGGAAGGCGGCGCTTCTGATTGGGTAAAATGCTCTAAATCCACCCGACGCTTTTTCCAAAACAGTACTTACTCTATACACAACACCTCGTTCTTAACCAAGTCCATATCCGGTTCTTACCTTTCAAAATCTGAGGGAAAGACAACTAAGACCACCGTCAAGCTTCCGAAATTCTGAAACATCTACCTCAATAACCTGATAACCAGCACTCTCAATTGATTTCTTAGTATTCGGAAACCCCATAGGAATCAAAACATTATCATTTACCAAAACACAATTTGCCGCACATTCTTCATCAGCATCAATTCTTAGAATGACAAAATCTTGAAATTCTGATTTCGAAACAAATTCACCAGTGGCCACTAAGTTATCATTACCTAAAAAAGCTACACCGCTTTTCAAATGTAGTGCCTTTTC
Proteins encoded:
- a CDS encoding RNA-binding protein produces the protein MNIYVANFSYGVTEDDLREAFETYGRVESVNIIKDKFSGESRGFGFVEMPTKAEAESAITGLNGQDLKGRTLNVNEARPRTEHRRGGRRRF